A DNA window from Rhinolophus sinicus isolate RSC01 linkage group LG10, ASM3656204v1, whole genome shotgun sequence contains the following coding sequences:
- the DHX30 gene encoding ATP-dependent RNA helicase DHX30 isoform X1 produces MEPGGWGRLGPALGSARPAGGAQAARSRPSALSLPGSGTAGAGGSAMAAARRFMALAAGVSPRLRQPGSRAAGRQGRSRGFSSDCARPDRNKEATEAGVAPCGPEEGDGSVVNASRDLLKEFPQPKNLLNSVIGRALGISHAKDKLVYVHTNGPKKKKVTLHIKWPKSVEVEGYGSKKIDAERQAAAAACQLFKGWGLLGPRNELFDAAKYRVLADRFGSPADSWWRPEPTMPPTSWRQLNPESIRPGGPGGLSRSLGREEEEDEEELEEGTIDVTDFLSMTQQDPHTPLRGGSLEMTDDDSAIRALTQFPLPKNLLAKVIQIATSSSTAKNLMQFHTVGTKTKLSTLTLLWPCPMTFVAKGRRKAEAENKAAALACKKLKSLGLVDRNNEPLTHAMYNLASLRELGETQRRPCTIQLPEPILRKIETFLNQYPVDSSWISPELRLQSDDILPLGKDSGPLSDPITGKPYVPLSEAEEVRLSQSLLEMWRRRGPVWQEVPQLPVDPHRDTILNAIEQHPVVVISGDTGCGKTTRIPQLLLERYVTEGRGASCNVIITQPRRISAVSVAQRVSHELGPSLRRNVGFQVRLESKPPARGGALLFCTVGILLRKLQGNPSLEGVSHVVVDEVHERDVNTDFLLILLKGLQRLNPALRLVLMSATGDNERFSRYFGGCPVIKVPGFMYPVKEHYLEDILAKLGKHQYPHRHRHHESEDECALDLDLVTDLVLHIDARGEPGGILCFLPGWQEIKGVQQRLQEALGVHESKYLILPVHSNVPMMDQKAIFQQPPAGVRKIVLATNIAETSITVNDVVHVVDSGLHKEERYDLKTKVSCLETVWVSRANVIQRRGRAGRCQSGFAYHLFPRSRLEKMVPFQVPEILRTPLENLVLQAKIHMPEKTAVEFLSKAVDSPNIKAVDEAVILLQEIGVLDQREYLTTLGQRLAHISTDPRLAKAIVLAAIFRCLHPLLVVVSCLTRDPFSSSLQNRAEVDKVKALLSHDSGSDHLAFVRAVAGWEEVLRWQDRSSRENYLEENLLYAPSLRFIHGLIKQFSENIYEAFLVGKPSDCTLASAQCNEYSEEEELVKGVLMAGLYPNLIQVRQGKVTRQGKFKPNSVTYRTKSGNILLHKSTINREATRLRSRWLTYFMAVKSNGSVFVRDSSQVHPLAVLLLTDGDVHVRDDGRRATISLSDSDLLRLEGDSRTVRLLRELRRALGRMVERSLRSELAALPLPVQQEHGRLLALLAELLRGPCGSFDVRKSADD; encoded by the exons ATGGAGCCTGGCGGCTGGGGCCGCCTCGGCCCTGCCCTCGGGTCCGCCCGTCCCGCAGGGGGCGCGCAGGCCGCCCGGTCCCGCCCTTCCGCGCTGTCCCTGCCTGGCTCCGGGACCGCGGGGGCCGGCGGGAGCGCGATGGCGGCCGCCAGGAGGTTCATGGCGCTGGCCGCCGGCGTCTCTCCGCGCCTGCGGCAGCCTGGTTCCCGCGCTGCCGGGCGACAGGGACGCTCGCGCGGCTTCTCATCAGACTGCGCCCGCCCCGACCGCAACAAGGAGGCCACCGAGGCGGGGGTGGCTCCCTGCGGGCCCGAGGAAGGCGACGGAAGCGTGGTGAACG CTTCTAGGGACCTATTAAAAGAATTCCCACAGCCCAAAAACCTTCTCAACAGTGTGATTGGAAGAGCCCTGGGCATCTCACATGCAAAAGACAAACTGGTCTACGTACATACAAATGGACCGAAGAAAAAG AAAGTCACCCTCCACATAAAGTGGCCCAAGAGTGTGGAGGTCGAAGGCTATGGCAGCAAGAAGATCGATGCTGAGCGCCAGGCTGCAGCCGCGGCCTGCCAGCTGTTCAAG GGCTGGGGTCTGCTGGGTCCCCGGAATGAGCTGTTTGATGCAGCCAAATACCGTGTGCTAGCCGACCGCTTTGGCTCTCCGGCTGACAGCTGGTGGCGCCCAGAACCCACCATGCCACCCACTTCCTGGCGGCAGCTGAATCCCGAGAGCATCAGGCCAGGGGGCCCTGGGGGCCTATCCCGCTCCTTGGGCcgagaagaagaggaagatgaggaagagcTAGAAGAGGGGACCATCGATGTGACCGACTTCCTGTCCATGACCCAGCAGGACCCCCACACCCCACTCAG GGGGGGTTCCCTTGAAATGACAGACGATGACAGTGCTATTAGGGCTCTGACCCAGTTTCCGCTTCCCAAGAACCTTCTGGCCAAGGTGATTCAGATTGCAACGTCGTCCTCCACAGCTAAG AACCTCATGCAGTTCCATACTGTGGGCACCAAGACCAAGCTGTCCACCCTCACCCTGCTCTGGCCCTGTCCCATGACCTTTGTTGCCAAAGGGCGTCGCAAAGCAGAGGCTGAGAATAAGGCAGCAGCCTTGGCCTGCAAGAAACTGAAG agccTGGGCCTGGTGGACCGGAACAACGAGCCGCTCACCCACGCCATGTACAACCTGGCCTCCCTGCGCGAGCTGGGTGAGACCCAGCGCCGCCCGTGTACCATCCAGCTGCCTGAGCCCATCCTCCGCAAGATAGAGACCTTTCTGAACCAG TACCCCGTGGACAGTTCCTGGATCTCCCCAGAGCTCCGGCTGCAGAGTGATGACATCTTGCCCTTGGGCAAGGACTCCGGGCCCCTGAGTGACCCTATCACAGGCAAGCCCTATGTGCCCCTGTCAGAGGCAGAGGAGGTACGTCTGAGCCAGAGCCTGCTGGAGATGTGGCGGCGGCGAGGGCCTGTCTGGCAAGAGGTTCCGCAGCTGCCTGTGGACCCGCATCGGGACACCATCCTGAACGCCATCGAGCAGCACCCAGTAGTGGTCATCTCTGGGGACACGGGCTGTGGGAAGACCACGCGCATCCCCCAGCTGCTGCTGGAGCGCTACGTGACCGAGGGCCGAGGTGCCAGCTGCAACGTCATCATCACGCAGCCGCGCCGCATCTCGGCCGTGTCCGTGGCCCAGCGGGTCAGCCACGAGCTGGGCCCCTCCCTGCGCCGGAACGTGGGCTTCCAGGTGCGCCTGGAGAGCAAGCCCCCGGCACGGGGTGGGGCCCTGCTCTTCTGCACCGTGGGCATCCTGCTGCGCAAGCTGCAGGGCAACCCCAGTCTGGAGGGCGTGAGCCACGTGGTGGTGGATGAGGTGCACGAGCGGGACGTGAACACGGACTTCCTGCTGATCCTGCTCAAGGGCCTGCAGCGGCTCAACCCCGCCCTGCGGCTGGTGCTCATGAGCGCCACCGGCGACAACGAGCGCTTCTCCCGCTACTTCGGTGGCTGCCCCGTCATCAAGGTGCCCGGCTTCATGTACCCTGTCAAGGAGCACTACCTGGAGGACATCCTGGCCAAGCTGGGCAAGCACCAGTACCCACACCGGCATCGGCACCACGAG TCTGAGGACGAATGTGCACTGGATTTGGACCTCGTCACTGACCTGGTTCTGCACATCGATGCCCGCGGGGAGCCAG GTGGGATCCTCTGCTTCCTACCTGGATGGCAGGAGATCAAAGGAGTACAGCAGCGGCTGCAGGAGGCCCTAGGCGTTCATGAGAGCAAGTACCTCATCCTGCCAG TGCACTCCAACGTCCCCATGATGGACCAGAAGGCCATATTCCAGCAGCCACCAGCCGGCGTGCGCAAGATTGTGTTGGCCACCAACATCGCCGAGACATCCATCACAGTGAACGACGTCGTGCACGTGGTGGACAGCGGCCTGCACAAGGAGGAGCGCTACGACCTGAAGACCAAG GTGTCCTGCCTGGAGACAGTGTGGGTGTCACGAGCCAATGTGATCCAACGCCGGGGCCGGGCGGGCCGCTGCCAGTCAGGCTTTGCCTACCACCTGTTCCCACGGAGCCGGCTGGAGAAAATGGTCCCTTTCCAAGTGCCGGAGATCCTTCGCACCCCCCTGGAGAACCTGGTGCTGCAGGCCAAGATCCACATGCCGGAAAAGACG GCGGTGGAGTTCCTCTCCAAAGCCGTGGACAGTCCGAACATTAAGGCCGTGGATGAGGCTGTGATCTTGCTCCAGGAGATCg GGGTGCTGGACCAGCGGGAGTACCTGACCACCCTGGGGCAGCGCCTGGCCCACATCTCCACCGACCCCCGGCTGGCCAAGGCCATAGTGCTGGCCGCCATCTTCCGTTGCCTGCACCCGCTGCTGGTGGTCGTCTCCTGCCTCACCCGGGACCCCTTCAGCAGCAGCCTGCAGAACCGAGCGGAGGTGGACAAG gTGAAGGCCCTGTTGAGCCACGACAGCGGCAGTGACCATCTGGCCTTCGTGCGGGCCGTGGCCGGCTGGGAGGAGGTGCTGCGCTGGCAGGACCGCAGCTCCCGCGAGAACTATCTGGAGGAGAACCTGCTCTACGCACCCAGCCTGCGCTTCATCCATG GACTCATCAAGCAGTTCTCCGAGAACATTTATGAGGCTTTCCTGGTGGGGAAGCCCTCGGACTGCACTCTGGCCTCAGCCCAATGCAACGAGTACAGTGAGGAAGAAGAGCTGGTGAAGGGCGTGCTGATGGCGGGTCTCTACCCCAACCTCATCCAG GTGAGGCAGGGCAAAGTGACCCGGCAGGGCAAGTTCAAGCCCAACAGTGTCACGTACAGGACCAAATCAGGCAACATCTTGCTGCACAAGTCGACCATTAACAG GGAGGCCACCCGGCTACGGAGCCGGTGGCTGACGTATTTCATGGCTGTCAAGTCCAATGGCAGCGTCTTCGTGCGGGACTCCTCCCAGGTGCACCCGCTGGCTGTGCTGCTACTGACTGACGGGGACGTCCACGTCCGTG ATGATGGGCGCCGGGCCACCATATCACTGAGCGACAGTGACCTGCTGAGGCTGGAGGGTGACTCACGCACAGTGCGGCTGCTGCGGGAGCTGCGCCGGGCCCTGGGCCGCATGGTGGAGCGCAGCCTGCGCAGCGAGCTGGCCGCACTGCCGCTGCCAGTGCAGCAGGAACACGGGCGGCTGCTGGCCCTGCTGGCTGAGCTGCTGCGGGGACCCTGTGGCAGCTTTGACGTGCGCAAGTCGGCTGACGACTGA
- the DHX30 gene encoding ATP-dependent RNA helicase DHX30 isoform X5, with translation MAASRDLLKEFPQPKNLLNSVIGRALGISHAKDKLVYVHTNGPKKKKVTLHIKWPKSVEVEGYGSKKIDAERQAAAAACQLFKGWGLLGPRNELFDAAKYRVLADRFGSPADSWWRPEPTMPPTSWRQLNPESIRPGGPGGLSRSLGREEEEDEEELEEGTIDVTDFLSMTQQDPHTPLRGGSLEMTDDDSAIRALTQFPLPKNLLAKVIQIATSSSTAKNLMQFHTVGTKTKLSTLTLLWPCPMTFVAKGRRKAEAENKAAALACKKLKSLGLVDRNNEPLTHAMYNLASLRELGETQRRPCTIQLPEPILRKIETFLNQYPVDSSWISPELRLQSDDILPLGKDSGPLSDPITGKPYVPLSEAEEVRLSQSLLEMWRRRGPVWQEVPQLPVDPHRDTILNAIEQHPVVVISGDTGCGKTTRIPQLLLERYVTEGRGASCNVIITQPRRISAVSVAQRVSHELGPSLRRNVGFQVRLESKPPARGGALLFCTVGILLRKLQGNPSLEGVSHVVVDEVHERDVNTDFLLILLKGLQRLNPALRLVLMSATGDNERFSRYFGGCPVIKVPGFMYPVKEHYLEDILAKLGKHQYPHRHRHHESEDECALDLDLVTDLVLHIDARGEPGGILCFLPGWQEIKGVQQRLQEALGVHESKYLILPVHSNVPMMDQKAIFQQPPAGVRKIVLATNIAETSITVNDVVHVVDSGLHKEERYDLKTKVSCLETVWVSRANVIQRRGRAGRCQSGFAYHLFPRSRLEKMVPFQVPEILRTPLENLVLQAKIHMPEKTAVEFLSKAVDSPNIKAVDEAVILLQEIGVLDQREYLTTLGQRLAHISTDPRLAKAIVLAAIFRCLHPLLVVVSCLTRDPFSSSLQNRAEVDKVKALLSHDSGSDHLAFVRAVAGWEEVLRWQDRSSRENYLEENLLYAPSLRFIHGLIKQFSENIYEAFLVGKPSDCTLASAQCNEYSEEEELVKGVLMAGLYPNLIQVRQGKVTRQGKFKPNSVTYRTKSGNILLHKSTINREATRLRSRWLTYFMAVKSNGSVFVRDSSQVHPLAVLLLTDGDVHVRDDGRRATISLSDSDLLRLEGDSRTVRLLRELRRALGRMVERSLRSELAALPLPVQQEHGRLLALLAELLRGPCGSFDVRKSADD, from the exons ATGGCAG CTTCTAGGGACCTATTAAAAGAATTCCCACAGCCCAAAAACCTTCTCAACAGTGTGATTGGAAGAGCCCTGGGCATCTCACATGCAAAAGACAAACTGGTCTACGTACATACAAATGGACCGAAGAAAAAG AAAGTCACCCTCCACATAAAGTGGCCCAAGAGTGTGGAGGTCGAAGGCTATGGCAGCAAGAAGATCGATGCTGAGCGCCAGGCTGCAGCCGCGGCCTGCCAGCTGTTCAAG GGCTGGGGTCTGCTGGGTCCCCGGAATGAGCTGTTTGATGCAGCCAAATACCGTGTGCTAGCCGACCGCTTTGGCTCTCCGGCTGACAGCTGGTGGCGCCCAGAACCCACCATGCCACCCACTTCCTGGCGGCAGCTGAATCCCGAGAGCATCAGGCCAGGGGGCCCTGGGGGCCTATCCCGCTCCTTGGGCcgagaagaagaggaagatgaggaagagcTAGAAGAGGGGACCATCGATGTGACCGACTTCCTGTCCATGACCCAGCAGGACCCCCACACCCCACTCAG GGGGGGTTCCCTTGAAATGACAGACGATGACAGTGCTATTAGGGCTCTGACCCAGTTTCCGCTTCCCAAGAACCTTCTGGCCAAGGTGATTCAGATTGCAACGTCGTCCTCCACAGCTAAG AACCTCATGCAGTTCCATACTGTGGGCACCAAGACCAAGCTGTCCACCCTCACCCTGCTCTGGCCCTGTCCCATGACCTTTGTTGCCAAAGGGCGTCGCAAAGCAGAGGCTGAGAATAAGGCAGCAGCCTTGGCCTGCAAGAAACTGAAG agccTGGGCCTGGTGGACCGGAACAACGAGCCGCTCACCCACGCCATGTACAACCTGGCCTCCCTGCGCGAGCTGGGTGAGACCCAGCGCCGCCCGTGTACCATCCAGCTGCCTGAGCCCATCCTCCGCAAGATAGAGACCTTTCTGAACCAG TACCCCGTGGACAGTTCCTGGATCTCCCCAGAGCTCCGGCTGCAGAGTGATGACATCTTGCCCTTGGGCAAGGACTCCGGGCCCCTGAGTGACCCTATCACAGGCAAGCCCTATGTGCCCCTGTCAGAGGCAGAGGAGGTACGTCTGAGCCAGAGCCTGCTGGAGATGTGGCGGCGGCGAGGGCCTGTCTGGCAAGAGGTTCCGCAGCTGCCTGTGGACCCGCATCGGGACACCATCCTGAACGCCATCGAGCAGCACCCAGTAGTGGTCATCTCTGGGGACACGGGCTGTGGGAAGACCACGCGCATCCCCCAGCTGCTGCTGGAGCGCTACGTGACCGAGGGCCGAGGTGCCAGCTGCAACGTCATCATCACGCAGCCGCGCCGCATCTCGGCCGTGTCCGTGGCCCAGCGGGTCAGCCACGAGCTGGGCCCCTCCCTGCGCCGGAACGTGGGCTTCCAGGTGCGCCTGGAGAGCAAGCCCCCGGCACGGGGTGGGGCCCTGCTCTTCTGCACCGTGGGCATCCTGCTGCGCAAGCTGCAGGGCAACCCCAGTCTGGAGGGCGTGAGCCACGTGGTGGTGGATGAGGTGCACGAGCGGGACGTGAACACGGACTTCCTGCTGATCCTGCTCAAGGGCCTGCAGCGGCTCAACCCCGCCCTGCGGCTGGTGCTCATGAGCGCCACCGGCGACAACGAGCGCTTCTCCCGCTACTTCGGTGGCTGCCCCGTCATCAAGGTGCCCGGCTTCATGTACCCTGTCAAGGAGCACTACCTGGAGGACATCCTGGCCAAGCTGGGCAAGCACCAGTACCCACACCGGCATCGGCACCACGAG TCTGAGGACGAATGTGCACTGGATTTGGACCTCGTCACTGACCTGGTTCTGCACATCGATGCCCGCGGGGAGCCAG GTGGGATCCTCTGCTTCCTACCTGGATGGCAGGAGATCAAAGGAGTACAGCAGCGGCTGCAGGAGGCCCTAGGCGTTCATGAGAGCAAGTACCTCATCCTGCCAG TGCACTCCAACGTCCCCATGATGGACCAGAAGGCCATATTCCAGCAGCCACCAGCCGGCGTGCGCAAGATTGTGTTGGCCACCAACATCGCCGAGACATCCATCACAGTGAACGACGTCGTGCACGTGGTGGACAGCGGCCTGCACAAGGAGGAGCGCTACGACCTGAAGACCAAG GTGTCCTGCCTGGAGACAGTGTGGGTGTCACGAGCCAATGTGATCCAACGCCGGGGCCGGGCGGGCCGCTGCCAGTCAGGCTTTGCCTACCACCTGTTCCCACGGAGCCGGCTGGAGAAAATGGTCCCTTTCCAAGTGCCGGAGATCCTTCGCACCCCCCTGGAGAACCTGGTGCTGCAGGCCAAGATCCACATGCCGGAAAAGACG GCGGTGGAGTTCCTCTCCAAAGCCGTGGACAGTCCGAACATTAAGGCCGTGGATGAGGCTGTGATCTTGCTCCAGGAGATCg GGGTGCTGGACCAGCGGGAGTACCTGACCACCCTGGGGCAGCGCCTGGCCCACATCTCCACCGACCCCCGGCTGGCCAAGGCCATAGTGCTGGCCGCCATCTTCCGTTGCCTGCACCCGCTGCTGGTGGTCGTCTCCTGCCTCACCCGGGACCCCTTCAGCAGCAGCCTGCAGAACCGAGCGGAGGTGGACAAG gTGAAGGCCCTGTTGAGCCACGACAGCGGCAGTGACCATCTGGCCTTCGTGCGGGCCGTGGCCGGCTGGGAGGAGGTGCTGCGCTGGCAGGACCGCAGCTCCCGCGAGAACTATCTGGAGGAGAACCTGCTCTACGCACCCAGCCTGCGCTTCATCCATG GACTCATCAAGCAGTTCTCCGAGAACATTTATGAGGCTTTCCTGGTGGGGAAGCCCTCGGACTGCACTCTGGCCTCAGCCCAATGCAACGAGTACAGTGAGGAAGAAGAGCTGGTGAAGGGCGTGCTGATGGCGGGTCTCTACCCCAACCTCATCCAG GTGAGGCAGGGCAAAGTGACCCGGCAGGGCAAGTTCAAGCCCAACAGTGTCACGTACAGGACCAAATCAGGCAACATCTTGCTGCACAAGTCGACCATTAACAG GGAGGCCACCCGGCTACGGAGCCGGTGGCTGACGTATTTCATGGCTGTCAAGTCCAATGGCAGCGTCTTCGTGCGGGACTCCTCCCAGGTGCACCCGCTGGCTGTGCTGCTACTGACTGACGGGGACGTCCACGTCCGTG ATGATGGGCGCCGGGCCACCATATCACTGAGCGACAGTGACCTGCTGAGGCTGGAGGGTGACTCACGCACAGTGCGGCTGCTGCGGGAGCTGCGCCGGGCCCTGGGCCGCATGGTGGAGCGCAGCCTGCGCAGCGAGCTGGCCGCACTGCCGCTGCCAGTGCAGCAGGAACACGGGCGGCTGCTGGCCCTGCTGGCTGAGCTGCTGCGGGGACCCTGTGGCAGCTTTGACGTGCGCAAGTCGGCTGACGACTGA